Genomic DNA from Triticum dicoccoides isolate Atlit2015 ecotype Zavitan unplaced genomic scaffold, WEW_v2.0 scaffold164218, whole genome shotgun sequence:
GCAGCATTTCTCAAGGGAAGTGGAAGTGATGTCAACGCTCACCCATGTCAATCTTGCTAAGCTCCTCTACTATTGCCGGGAAGGAGATGAGTGGATACTAGTCTACGAGTGGATGGAGAAAAAAAGTTTGAATCTTTACATATTTGGTACTCGTTGCAATGCATGCCATGTTAATCTATCATTATATGTACCCACAACTATTCCTATCTGTTTTTGGCCTCACACACCCATTTGGAAATGCAGGAGAAGAAGGACTCCGTTCCTCACTGAGTTGGGCGCAAAGACGGGAAATAATTCGAGGTGTGGCCATAGGTGTTGAATTTCTTCACGGCAGAGGATTCATTCACAGGGATCTAAAACCTGCGAACATACTTGTCAGTGATACGTGGGTTCCAAAGATAGCAGACTTTGCCACCGCAAAGCTATTTATTGACGAGCAGACAGATTTGACATTAGTACAGACACGGTATGATTAAAATTTCCAACCCATCTAATGTTTTCATATTCATGGTAGACTACCAGGACAAACCTCAATTAACTCCATGTTTTGTGTTAAATGCAGGGGATATGTGGCTCCAGAGTATATAGGGGAAGGGGCCCTGACGTACAAGTGTGATGTATATAGCTTCGGAGTCGTTTTGCTGGAGACAGTCAGTGGCAAAAGGAGAACAAGCAATGCAATGTTCCTTCCTGATGTAAGTCTGCTCAGCACAAAACATACTCCTCCCTGGTGCATCCTCTAGTTTCTCCCCAATGAAAATGGGCCACTAGCTgagctttttattctttctttcttaCAGGCCTGGGAATTGTGGAATCAATGTAAGAGCGGGGAGCTTCTTGATGTGGCGGTGGGTGGTGAACCTGAAGGTGAAGTCTTGTCGGGGCTACTCAGATGCATCCAGATTGGCCTTCTCTGCGTGCAGTATTTGCCAGAGCATAGACCTTCAATGTCTGAAGTTGTGGCAATGCTAAACAACAGCTCACAGCTCCCCAGGCCACTGAAACCCACACCAAACAGCAGACCGGGACCGGGCGCATAGCCAGGACCGAGCCGGACCTTCTTACTATGGCTATTTTGCTCATGTGGACGTGACCCCACGAGCCCAGGCATGGAAGCTACGGTGTAGTGCTTCGGTCTATCAGGGTGAGGCAGAGGCAGTGGCAGTGCAAGAGGAAATAAGCCTAAAACTTACTACCGGTCTGGATCTGGAACTTGCGGCATGAATTTGATGTTTATTGGTGTACTTTAACACCAGATATCGCCATTGTTTTCCTGTCTGGATTTGTGCTTTTTCAAAGTACGACGGGATTGTTGGAACTTACTGCCAGCCTTGGAAGTCGATGTTTTATTCTTGTATATATACTTAAGCACAGTGTATCGCCTTTGTTTTCATTTTCATATTTGTGCTTGT
This window encodes:
- the LOC119344325 gene encoding putative receptor-like protein kinase At4g00960 is translated as MSTLTHVNLAKLLYYCREGDEWILVYEWMEKKSLNLYIFGEEGLRSSLSWAQRREIIRGVAIGVEFLHGRGFIHRDLKPANILVSDTWVPKIADFATAKLFIDEQTDLTLVQTRGYVAPEYIGEGALTYKCDVYSFGVVLLETVSGKRRTSNAMFLPDAWELWNQCKSGELLDVAVGGEPEGEVLSGLLRCIQIGLLCVQYLPEHRPSMSEVVAMLNNSSQLPRPLKPTPNSRPGPGA